The following are from one region of the Fusarium keratoplasticum isolate Fu6.1 chromosome 4, whole genome shotgun sequence genome:
- a CDS encoding RNA-dependent RNA polymerase gives MSTALPASRRSQAQEELNRTIRSLSFDFQLDLELPDPTLSPSKRRLQRRTKEQERADSIYRRAHYLKFQDPNRLSRCFGRFREQADEHLRHWVEKPRADPDTTPRATNGPHRSRLSPEERAELQEFLLQLLKDDNLVNQPRARYSKRNSDEFPDPSAKRYRNSIDGPGADSPCNSVDDIPVRSSTSSRSFAGWPAAHDAGTAAATTRSATRSSTHSNGVQSATTSFSNSHALSFGNRSFNSSKVSLAPTVFSAANDDCAASTQTTVMTNQSFKDPQTSFSRSIRQFEYQPLAEPVKRRVDCEPVPFSVNKYEHQGPAEPVDEPVLPPVVFPPVEKPRPVIRPQPLDIRFEAPIRSSSPATAYSSVPEMADLDTPVLGTPVFAKEPSSCALTDRLRNIWPKFPIPGLNHAPLIILWELTRAAVHCQVDLSQWDIDYKPNDTWHDQSKFRGQILLSHRLFVGQGLPPACERAAWDAALGTFAAQDKTVALLAELAYNTEDSGPLYRLKLQPPRLELGHRLARRFGADRFMEIVMPSPTSRDAPDVIKQDEGGPNKVIRWLTDSSHYFVGRTWVPFFTRDAKKTVKDPKPPHKSMTIMQERVYFFATDGNNFRLPDHQYPPQEEAISPRNRTKMRRCDLLNWAIGVERNCRQPVPKLFSRLALNLSKTVPTIVLEPNQFRHQDTMLGFHKYMREEDKKSQQDMGDGIGRMSRTLARKVATHLGLLEAPCAFQARIGSAKGMWIVDVEDDGLDDNDWIETYPSQRKWECDYLDVHHRTFEVREWSRELRPAALNQQFIPVLEAQAPRPRLMRDAIAAHLVNGLDEEIGGQMAAMAHPTNLRGWTHRGFDRSSVGHIPFLGGLPERDEDVISYLLDAGFEATKCRHLRDLVWSMQKRQADQLKAKMNIKIPRSTYAYMVVDFTGTLEEGEVQLAFSSKFQADGESDTLLDGIDILVARAPAHFVSDIQKVKAVFRPNLKRLKDVIVFSSKGKSPLADLLSGGDYDGDKAWVCWDPQIVNNFSNAAKPVEPDLVEQGYLRKSNPSFESILSTSIDVDSACADFLHSAISFSMQPSYLGICTVFKEKLCYFERGVNSERAVALSTLVSLLVDQAKQGLLFTREDYERLKRDMKMQGKDPEYHNDRSSTYTNRDNSSHILDYLKFDVAENTVRIALTKFYNALYGHEVYAWDKDLARLNDEFEAQKEGSRIIKRLMEVLHAKVSEMTKEWKVTMAASKADTQNNEFGAKVKELHQKWSSFQPPAELMTSRQVKPLLDSWNGDPALSKWELLKASTMFKLGYKFAYNMVWRLSGQQYAWMKAMMSRGGFDVSAVAVTAEMWSILRPDNRRIAALTARRQAGHDNESLSALEEVMEYDEDGTQIDDA, from the exons ATGTCGACTGCCCTTCCGGCTTCCCGGAGGTCTCAGGCGCAAGAGGAACTCAATCGCACAATCCGGTCGCTCAGCTTTGATTTCCAgctcgaccttgagcttccCGACCCGACTCTGTCGCCCAGTAAGCGCCGGCTACAGCGTCGCACAAAGGAGCAGGAACGTGCGGATTCCATCTACCGTCGCGCGCACTACCTCAAGTTCCAAGATCCCAACCGTCTCTCGAGATGCTTTGGCCGGTTTCGCGAGCAGGCCGACGAGCATCTGAGGCATTGGGTCGAGAAGCCCCGCGCCGATCCGGACACCACTCCAAGAGCAACCAATGGCCCACATCGTTCCCGCTTGAGCCCCGAAGAGCGGGCCGAGCTCCAGGAGTTTCTCCTGCAGCTGCTTAAAGATGACAACCTTGTTAACCAACCGCGAGCGAGATACTCGAAGCGTAATTCGGATGAGTTTCCGGATCCCAGTGCAAAGCGATACAGAAACTCCATAGATGGTCCTGGCGCAGACTCGCCCTGCAACAGTGTCGATGACATCCCAGTTCGATCCAGCACTTCGAGTCGCTCATTCGCGGGATGGCCCGCAGCTCACGACGCAGGTACAGCTGCTGCTACCACACGCTCTGCCACACGGTCTAGCACACACTCCAATGGCGTCCAAAGTGCAACCACCAGCTTTTCCAATTCCCATGCCTTGTCTTTTGGAAATAGATCCTTCAACTCCAGCAAAGTTTCACTCGCTCCGACTGTCTTTTCTGCTGCCAATGATGACTGTGCGGCCAGTACTCAAACAACTGTCATGACCAACCAGTCATTCAAGGATCCTCAGACTTCGTTTTCTCGCAGCATACGACAATTCGAATATCAACCCCTTGCTGAGCCTGTCAAAAGACGTGTGGATTGCGAACCGGTACCCTTTTCGGTGAACAAATATGAACACCAAGGGCCAGCCGAACCCGTTGATGAGCCAGTGCTCCCGCCTGTGGTATTCCCACCCGTGGAAAAGCCTCGGCCTGTCATCCGGCCTCAGCCCCTTGATATCAGATTCGAGGCCCCTATTAGGTCGAGCAGCCCTGCCACGGCCTACTCCAGCGTCCCGGAAATGGCTGACCTGGACACGCCAGTTCTCGGAACTCCAGTGTTTGCGAAAGAGCCGTCATCGTGCGCCCTAACTGATAGGCTACGAAACATCTGGC CCAAGTTTCCAATTCCTGGATTGAATCATGCTCCTTTGATCATCTTGTGGGAGCTCACACGCGCTGCGGTTCACTGCCAGGTGGACCTGTCACAATGGGACATTGATTACAAGCCCAACGATACCTGGCATGATCAGAGCAAGTTTCGTGGTCAGATCTTGCTTTCACATCGACTTTTCGTGGGTCAAGGACTGCCTCCTGCTTGTGAACGCGCTGCCTGGGATGCAGCCTTGGGCACTTTTGCAGCCCAAGACAAGACGGTAGCCTTGCTTGCAGAGCTGGCTTACAACACTGAGGATTCTGGTCCATTGTACCGACTCAAGCTTCAGCCGCCTCGACTTGAACTTGGACATCGACTGGCTCGTCGATTCGGCGCGGACCGTTTCATGGAGATTGTGATGCCAAGTCCAACTTCCAGAGATGCTCCGGACGTTATCAAGCAGGATGAAGGGGGCCCGAACAAGGTCATAAGATGGCTGACTGACAGTTCCCATTATTTTGTAGGTCGTACATGGGTGCCGTTCTTTACGCGTGACGCAAAGAAGACGGTCAAGGATCCCAAGCCTCCCCACAAGAGCATGACCATCATGCAGGAGCGCGTCTACTTCTTTGCAACTGATGGTAACAACTTCCGTCTCCCTGATCATCAGTATCCACCACAGGAAGAGGCAATAAGCCCTAGGAATCGCACGAAGATGCGGCGCTGTGACCTCTTGAACTGGGCCATTGGCGTTGAGCGCAACTGTCGGCAGCCCGTTCCGAAATTGTTTTCTCGACTTGCTCTCA ACCTCAGTAAAACGGTCCCCACCATTGTCCTTGAGCCGAACCAGTTTCGCCATCAAGACACCATGTTGGGCTTTCACAAATACATGAGGGAAGAAGACAAAAAGTCCCAGCAAGACATGGGTGATGGTATCGGCCGAATGTCCCGAACCCTTGCTCGCAAGGTGGCGACTCATCTTGGTCTCTTGGAAGCCCCTTGTGCGTTCCAAGCCCGTATCGGCAGCGCCAAGGGGATGTGGATTGTCGAtgttgaggatgacggccttgacgacaACGATTGGATAGAGACATACCCGTCTCAAAGGAAATGGGAGTGCGACTACCTGGACGTTCACCACCGGACGTTCGAGGTGCGTGAGTGGTCGAGGGAGCTGAGGCCGGCAGCTCTCAACCAACAATTCATTCCCGTTCTGGAGGCTCAGGCTCCCAGACCCCGTCTCATGCGggatgccatcgccgctcACCTGgtcaatggccttgatgaagagATTGGTGGCCAaatggctgccatggctCACCCCACCAATCTTCGCGGCTGGACACATCGTGGATTCGATCGCTCGAGTGTTGGTCATATCCCATTCTTGGGGGGTCTACCAGAGCGAGATGAAGACGTCATTTCGTACCTGCTAGATGCAGGCTTCGAGGCTACCAAGTGCCGTCACCTGAGGGACCTTGTCTGGAGCATGCAGAAGCGGCAGGCGGATCAACTCAAAGCGAAGATGAACATCAAGATCCCGCGCTCAACCTATGCGTACATGGTTGTTGACTTTACTGGGACATTGGAAGAAGGGGAGGTTCAACTTGCTTTCTCCTCCAAGTTCCAAGCCGACGGCGAGTCAGACACACTACTGGATGGCATCGACATTTTGGTCGCTCGAGCACCAGCCCATTTTGTCAGCGACATCCAAAAGGTCAAGGCAGTATTCAGACCTAACCTCAAGCGGTTGAAGGACGTGATTGTCTTTTCTTCCAAGGGAAAATCGCCACTTGCTGATCTTCTCTCTGGCGGTGACTACGACGGTGACAAGGCTTGGGTTTGTTGGGATCCTCAAATCGTCAATAACTTCAGCAATGCGGCCAAGCCTGTGGAACCTGACCTTGTGGAGCAGGGATATCTTCGAAAGTCCAACCCGAGCTTTGAATCGATCCTGAGCACAAGCATTGATGTGGACAGTGCCTGTGCCGACTTCCTGCACTCGGCTATTTCTTTCAGCATGCAGCCATCCTACTTGGGCATCTGTACCGTGTTCAAAGAGAAGCTCTGCTATTTTGAAAGGGGCGTCAACAGTGAACGAGCCGTGGCACTCAGCACACTGGTCAGTCTTCTTGTCGACCAAGCCAAACAGGGTCTGCTTTTCACACGCGAGGACTACGAACGACTCAAGCGCGATATGAAAATGCAAGGCAAAGACCCCGAGTACCACAACGATAGAAGCTCGACGTACACCAACAGAGATAACTCCAGTCATATTCTTGACTACCTCAAGTTTGATGTCGCCGAAAACACCGTTAGAATAGCGTTGACGAAATTCTACAACGCTCTCTACGGCCACGAAGTGTACGCCTGGGACAAGGACTTGGCCCGTCTCAATGATGAATTTGAGGCCCAGAAAGAAGGCTCCAGGATCATTAAGAGACTGATGGAGGTCCTGCACGCCAAGGTCTCGGAAATGACCAAGGAATGGAAAGTGACAATGgccgccagcaaggctgACACCCAAAACAATGAATTTGGTGCCAAGGTTAAGGAACTCCACCAAAAGTGGTCTTCATTCCAGCCGCCGGCCGAGCTGATGACTTCCAGACAAGTCAAGCCTCTCCTTGATTCCTGGAATGGAGACCCAGCGCTAAGCAAATgggagctcctcaaggcaTCGACCATGTTCAAGCTCGGCTACAAGTTCGCGTACAACATGGTCTGGCGACTCTCGGGTCAGCAGTATGCGTGGATGAAGGCTATGATGTCTCGTGGGGGATTTGACGTGAGCGCCGTGGCCGTCACGGCAGAGATGTGGAGTATCCTTCGACCAGATAACAGGCGCATCGCGGCGCTGACTGCTCGACGCCAGGCTGGACATGACAATGAGAGTCTGTCGGCGCTGGAGGAGGTGATGGAATATGATGAGGACGGTACCCAGATCGACGATGCTTAG
- a CDS encoding Serine/threonine-protein kinase RIO1 — protein MDSSAGDATASPAAPHQPPYTYTANQGYEKTEEIPRELQTQRENPAPEGQEDDNDLDDIFDDDEDFDEKEWSADGGDLTKSYNRQRSAQDGAVLPRSNQQKPTANTFASIDDQVSALSKHAAKIRLDSVKQDADKDKDKADRATSEQVLDQRTRMILLQMINRGFVSEVHGAISTGKEANVYGAVLHDDRTGETTQRAIKVYKTAILSFKDRERYITGEHRFKGGFDKGNNRKMVKLWAEKEFRNLRRIYNASIPCPEPISLKLHVLVMGFLGDRKGWAYPRLRDAVLTGDDVDQQWHKLYVQLLGIMRRIYQVCRLVHADLSEYNILYHKEKLYIIDVSQSVEPDHPRSLEFLRMDIKNVGDFFRRKGVDTLADRAIFNFITAPEGAVEEPAMSEAIEKLYETRPDATSEDHAAQLEVDNEVFRNQYIPQTLEQVYDIEKDAQKVNQGQGNDLVYSNLLADQVIAPKKTEEADEEEGSTSDTDGEGASLDDDDESHDESRFEKGTPRGRRFEDKDEKKAHKQAVKEAKREKRKEKMPKHLKKKIVASTSRRKK, from the exons ATGGACTCTTCGGCAGGCGATGCCACCGCCTCACCGGctgctcctcatcagccGCCATACACCTACACGGCCAACCAGGGTTACGAGAAGACCGAGGAGATCCCCCGCGAGTTGCAGACCCAGAGAGAAAACCCTGCCCCCGAGGGCCAggaagacgacaacgatctcgacgacatctttgacgacgatgaagactttgacgagaAGGAGTGGTCCGCTGACGGCGGCGACCTGACAAAATCCTACAACCGCCAGCGCAGTGCTCAAGACGGCGCCGTTCTCCCCCGTTCAAATCAGCAAAAGCCCACCGCAAACACCTTTGCCAGCATCGACGATCAAGTCTCCGCCCTCTCCAAGCATGCCGCCAAGATCCGCCTCGACTCGGTCAAGCAGGATgccgacaaggacaaggacaaggcagACCGCGCCACCAGCGAGCAGGTCCTGGATCAGCGCACCCGCATGATCCTCCTCCAGATGATCAACCGCGGCTTCGTCAGCGAAGTCCACGGCGCCATCAGCACAGGAAAGGAGGCCAACGTCTACGGCGCCGTCCTGCACGACGATCGCACCGGCGAGACCACCCAGAGGGCCATCAAGGTCTACAAGACGGCCATCCTGAGCTTCAAGGACCGCGAGCGCTACATCACCGGCGAGCACCGTTTCAAGGGTGGCTTTGACAAGGGCAACAACCGCAAGATGGTCAAGCTCTGGGCTGAGAAGGAATTCCGAAACCTGCGCAGGATCTACAACGCTAGTATTCCCTGCCCAGAGCCCATCAGCCTCAAGCTTCACGTCTTGGTCATGGGCTTTCTTGGCGACCGCAAGGGCTGGGCCTACCCTCGCCTCCGTGACGCTGTTCTGACGGGTGACGATGTGGATCAGCAGTGGCATAAGCTTTACGTCCAGCTGCTGGGCATCATGCGCCGCATATACCAAGTCTGTCGCCTTGTCCATGCCGATCTGAGCGAGTACAACATTCTTTACCACAAGGAAAAGCTTTACATCATCGATGTGTCGCAGAGTGTCGAGCCTGATCATCCCCGGTCGCTCGAGTTCCTGCGTATGGACATCAAGAATGTGGGCGATTTCTTCCGTCGCAAGGGCGTTGACACGCTCGCCGAccgcgccatcttcaactttaTCACGGCACCTGAGGGAGCCGTTGAGGAACCTGCCATGTCAGAGGCCATTGAGAAGCTCTATGAGACTCGGCCTGATGCCACGAGTGAGGACCACGCTGCTcagctcgaggttgacaacGAAGTGTTCCGAAACCAATACATTCCTCAGACACTAGAACAAGTCTATGACATCGAAAAGGATGCGCAAAAGGTTAACCAGGGCCAAGGCAATGACCTAGTCTACAGCAACCTCCTGGCAGACCAGGTCATCGCTCCCAAAAAGacagaagaagccgatgaggaggaaggcTCCACATCCGACACTGACGGCGAGGGTGCAtccctcgacgacgacgacgagtcgCACGATGAGAGCCGGTTCGAAAAGGGCACTCCCCGTGGCCGACGCttcgaggacaaggacgaaaAAAAG GCACACAAgcaggccgtcaaggaggccaagcgcgagaagcgcaaggagaagatgccCAAGcacctcaagaagaagatagTCGCCAGCACCTCTCGACGGAAGAAGTAG
- a CDS encoding Peptidase A1 domain-containing protein, with product MKFSSVALLLLAGIVNANAAPLEDADSEEVPQIDEDLVPQDNGTHLVPRAHGKKFSLDQVTNGHYKQPDGTTAMVQVFNKYKKPVPKKLKQALAAKKKATNDKFKMKVGNMKGTASATPPRYYDSQYVVPVKIGTPPQTTYLNFDTGSSDLWVFSSDTYLPDQAGHILYKPEKSKTSRRLSGQTWSIVYGDGTGANGIVYTDRVQVGNTYVTKQAVQSATEVSEGIAQDKFSHGIVGLAFTSLNTVRPTVQKTYFDNVQKSLALPVFTANLQKGKAGNYNFGYINQGEYSGTIKFNTVDKSSPWWQFTVEGFQIGTGAPYHKYKYSAIVDTGTTLLLVPKLIVTGYYRKVKGAKLDPKQGVWTFPCTSKLPDYYFGMGNYRGKVPGSYINYGRLTQDTCYGGIQSSEGIGFAILGDILLKAQFVVFDLKTRSVGFANKKTIK from the exons ATGAAGTTCAGCTCGGTTgccctcctgctccttgcAGGTATCGTCAACGCCAATGCCGCCCCCCTAGAGGATGCCGACAGCGAAGAGGTCCCCCAGATCGACGAAGACCTTGTTCCCCAGGATAACGGCACACACCTGGTGCCCCGAGCCCATGGAAAGAAGTTTTCGCTTGACCAGGTTACCAATGGTCACTACAAGCAGCCTGATGGCACTACGGCGATGGTGCAGGTGTTCAACAAGTACAAAAAGCCAGTacccaagaagctcaagcaggccttagcggccaagaagaaggctacCAATGACAAGTTCAAGATGAAAGTTG GAAACATGAAGGGCACAGCTTCAGCAACACCTCCCCGGTACTACGATTCCCAATACGTTGTCCCCGTCAAGATTGGCACACCACCTCAGACTACCTATCTCAACTTTGATACTGGTTCATCTGACCT CTGGGTCTTCTCATCCGACACATACCTGCCTGACCAGGCTGGCCACATTCTTTACAAGCCAGAAAAGTCCAAGACCAGCAGACGACTCTCCGGACAGACGTGGAGCATCGTGTACGGAGATGGCACTGGTGCCAACGGCATCGTCTACACCGACAGAGTCCAGGTCGGCAACACATACGTCACCAAGCAAGCAGTGCAGTCAGCGACCGAGGTCTCGGAAGGCATCGCACAGGACAAGTTCTCTCATGGCATCGTAGGCCTTGCCTTTACCAGCCTCAACACTGTCCGACCCACGGTGCAAAAGACCTACTTTGACAACGTCCAGAAGAGCTTGGCCCTCCCCGTCTTCACAGCCAACTTGCAAAAGGGCAAGGCAGGCAACTACAACTTTGGCTACATCAATCAGGGCGAGTACTCGGGGaccatcaagttcaacaCTGTCGACAAGAGCAGCCCCTGGTGGCAGTTTACAGTCGAGGGCTTCCAGATTGGAACTGGTGCCCCCTACCACAAGTACAAGTACTCGGCCATCGTCGACACTGGCACAACACTCCTCCTGGTGCCCAAACTCATCGTCACGGGATACTACAGGAAGGTCAAGGGGGCAAAGCTCGACCCTAAGCAGGGAGTGTGGACATTCCCCTGCACATCGAAGCTCCCTGACTACTACTTTGGCATGGGCAACTACCGAGGCAAGGTTCCCGGAAGCTACATCAACTATGGGCGTCTCACCCAGGATACATGCTACGGTGGCATTCAAAGTTCCGAAGGTATCGGATTCGCAATCCTGGGagacatcctcctcaaggcgCAATTCGTGGTGTTTGACCTCAAGACACGGTCAGTGGGATtcgccaacaagaagacGATAAAGTGA
- a CDS encoding NmrA domain-containing protein has product MRMTDQQDQDTPLKLSVANLQALDRLNDPSLCIMNVNILVLGAGELGLSVLEALAVHPLRQERRARISVLLRQATLDSAAPDKKRLIQHIRALGADFEAADVVNASVAELAAVFSGFDVVVSCNGMGLPAGTQVKLLEAVIEAKVKRYFPWQFGMDYDVIGEGSSQDLFDEQLEVRRGLRAQSEVDWVIVSTGLFMSFLFLEAFGVVDFGKRTVRALGSWDNTITVTTPRDIGRVTAEVVLDPREIQRQVVYTAGDTISYGALADLLEARLETKFHRELWDKDELKRQMDEDPSTMVKYRDTFAQGRGVAWDKSKTVNAERGIEMTDVEEYLKTLDVR; this is encoded by the coding sequence ATGAGAATGACGGATCAACAAGATCAGGATACGCCCCTCAAACTCTCGGTCGCAAACCTGCAAGCCCTGGACCGCCTCAACGACCCTTCACTGTGCATCATGAACGTCAACATACTCGTCCTCGGCGCCGGAGAGCTGGGGCTCAGCGTCCTCGAGGCCCTGGCCGTACACCCGCTCCGGCAGGAGAGGCGAGCCCGGATCTCGGTACTACTGAGACAGGCGACGCTCGACTCGGCTGCCCCGGACAAGAAGAGGCTGATCCAGCACATCCGGGCACTCGGcgccgactttgaggccGCCGACGTGGTCAACGCCAGCGTGGCCGAGCTAGCGGCCGTCTTTTCCGGCTTTGACGTTGTCGTCTCGTGCAACGGCATGGGCCTGCCGGCGGGAACGCAGgtcaagcttctcgaggctgtcatcgaggccaaggtgaagCGCTACTTTCCGTGGCAGTTTGGAATGGACTACGACGTGATTGGCGAGGGGAGCTCGCAGGACTTGTTTGACGAGCAGCTAGAGGTGCGCCGCGGCTTGAGGGCGCAGAGCGAGGTGGACTGGGTCATTGTGTCGACGGGGCTGTTTATGAGCTTTCTGTTCCTTGAGGCCTTTGGGGTCGTCGACTTTGGGAAGAGGACGGTGCGAGCGCTAGGCAGCTGGGACAACACCATCACGGTGACCACGCCGCGGGACATTGGGCGCGTCACGGCAGAGGTGGTGTTGGATCCAAGAGAGATTCAGAGGCAGGTCGTCTACACGGCCGGCGACACCATCTCGTACGGGGCGCTGGCGGATCTGCTCGAGGCCCGCCTGGAGACCAAGTTCCACCGTGAGCTGTGGGACAAGGACGAGCTGAAGCGGcagatggacgaggaccCGAGCACCATGGTCAAGTACAGGGACACGTTTGCGCAAGGGCGCGGCGTCGCGTGGGACAAGAGCAAGACTGTGAATGCAGAGAGAGGGATCGAGATGACGGACGTGGAGGAGTACCTCAAGACGCTGGAcgtgaggtga
- a CDS encoding Pyr-redox-2 domain-containing protein, with protein MATKLYDVLIIGGGPAGLSMATALARQLYTALVLDSGVYRNAPTKHMHNVIGFDHADPAAFRAKAREDLEKRYSSIEFKSATVETVKKLDSGIFEAVDSKGTVYQGKRLGLGTGVKDVLKDQPEGYADCWGRGIFHCLYCHGFEERGAESVGVFAGGIFTVPEMVSHVAPMAKRLAKSVTVYSNGNESLLEGVRAKLHSSKINYDNRIIKSFQLVDNGPAVKITFEDGSSKVEGFVASHPNVVQTSPFAEQLGLEMQPSGEIKVEPPFYETSVKGCFAAGDAATVLKSVLQAMAMGAFSGTGAATQLQYELDAKDEL; from the exons ATGGCGACCAAACTCTACGACGTTCTCATCATTGGCGGTGGCCCCGCCGGCCTCTCCATGGCGACAGCTCTCGCCCGGCAACTATACACGGCCCTGGTACTTGACTCGGGAGTCTACCGGAACGCGCCAACAAAGCACATGCACAACGTCATCGGCTTCGATCATGCTGACCCTGCTGCCTTTAGGGCCAAGGCTCGGGAAGATTTGGAGAAGCGGTATAGCTCTATCGAGTTCAAGTCGGCGACCGTTGAGAcggtgaagaagctggactCTGGTATCTTTGAAGCTGTCGATAGCAAAGGTACTGTGTACCAAGGCAAGAGGCTGGGTCTGGGTACGGGTGTCAAGGATGTTCTTAAGGATCAGCCTGAAGGTTATGCTGATTGCTGGGGACGTGGCAT CTTCCACTGCCTCTACTGCCATGGCTTTGAGGAACGAGGCGCTGAATCTGTTGGCGTATTCGCTGGCGGCATATTCACTGTTCCAGAGATGGTCTCTCATGTCGCTCCCATGGCCAAACGCCTCGCCAAGTCCGTGACCGTCTACTCTAACGGCAACGAATCTCTCTTGGAGGGCGTACGCGCCAAACTACACAGTAGCAAGATCAACTACGACAACCGAATCATCAAGAGCTTCCAGCTCGTCGACAACGGCCCCGCCGTCAAAATCACCTTTGAAGACGGCTCCTCCAAGGTCGAGGGCTTCGTCGCTAGCCATCCCAACGTGGTCCAGACTTCGCCCTTTGCGGAgcagctcggcctcgagatgCAGCCATCGGGCGAGATCAAGGTGGAACCGCCCTTCTACGAGACCAGCGTCAAGGGGTGCTTCGCGGCTGGCGATGCTGCGACCGTGTTGAAGAGTGTGCTGCAGGCTATGGCTATGGGGGCGTTTTCTGGTACTGGGGCTGCGACGCAGTTGCAGTATGAGTTGGATGCAAAGGATGAGCTTTGA
- a CDS encoding AB hydrolase-1 domain-containing protein: MFKPLAFFALFAAASARKCTDITVPVSLKAENAVFDLDKPLTKVDVTNFILNLSRQGDNFVEGITKGTTVITGNYKLAATYCEPDSGPGDEIQIMTHGIGFDRSYWDMSYNKNNYSYVAKAVDQHKYSTLTWDRLGIGASSKGNPIDEIQVFLEIAALKELTRKARKGLLPGINAKYSKAVHLGHSFGSVISLALANSAPELTDAIVLTGFAQTATYLSLFAVSNNFIPVKESPNANNYPAGYVATASTVSVHMNFFAEGNFDPQMLKLAYKTAQPTTPGELLTLAGPMLEENSYTGPVFVVTGDRDVPFCGGNCMATGGVDSELSSLLDTSKKYFPHASRLNTTVIPGTGHGMNLEYTCGQTYDAIFDFLSE; this comes from the exons ATGTTTAAGCCCCTCGCTTTCTTTGCCCTCTTTGCTGCCGCTTCGGCGCGCAAGTGCACCGATATCACGGTTCCTGTGTCGTTGAAGGCTGAGAATGCCGTCTTTGACCTGGACAAGCCGTTGACCAAGGTGGATGTTACCAACTTTATTCTGAACTTGTCTCGACAGGGAGATAACTTTGTTGAAGGGATTACTAAGGGA ACTACTGTCATTACCGGCAACTACAAGCTTGCTGCTACCTACTGCGAGCCTGACAGCGGCCCTGGCGATGAGATCCAGATCATGACCCACGGCATCGGATTCGATCGAAGCTACTGGGACATGTCCTACAACAAGAACAACTACAGCTACGTCGCCAAGGCGGTCGATCAGCACAAGTACTCGACTCTGACCTGGGACCGACTCGGCATTGGCGCTTCTTCCAAGGGCAATCCCATCGATGAGATCCAGGTCTTTCTCGAGATTGCTgctctcaaggagctcacCCGAAAGGCTCGAAAGGGACTGCTTCCCGGTATCAACGCCAAGTACTCCAAGGCTGTTCACCTTGGCCACTCTTTTGGCTCTGTCATTTCCCTTGCTCTCGCCAACTCGGCTCCTGAGCTCACCGACGCTATTGTCCTGACTGGCTTCGCCCAGACAGCCACCTACCTGTCTCTTTTCGCCGTTAGCAACAACTTCATCCCCGTCAAGGAGTCGCCGAATGCCAACAACTATCCCGCCGGCTACGTCGCCACGGCCTCGACCGTCAGCGTTCACATGAACTTTTTCGCCGAGGGCAACTTTGACCCCCAGATGCTCAAGCTGGCGTACAAGACTGCTCAGCCGACGACGCCTGGCGAGCTGCTGACCCTTGCCGGACCCATGCTGGAGGAGAATTCGTACACTGGTCCCGTGTTTGTGGTTACTGGCG ATCGCGATGTTCCCTTCTGTGGCGGAAACTGCATGGCTACTGGTGGCGTTGACTCGGAGCTCTCTTCGCTTCTTGACACGTCTAAGAAGTACTTCCCTCATGCCTCGCGGTTGAACACGACTGTTATCCCTGGTACTGGTCATGGCATGAATCTCGAGTACACATGTGGACAGACCTACGACGCTATTTTCGACTTTCTCTCTGAATGA